In one window of Mytilus trossulus isolate FHL-02 chromosome 7, PNRI_Mtr1.1.1.hap1, whole genome shotgun sequence DNA:
- the LOC134727247 gene encoding gastric triacylglycerol lipase-like — translation MTLIAESLFACSFSLIIATTVFTNGIISGQKIDPDAYRNVSQLITSKGYPFEEHLVETEDGYILSLHRIPPKHKQGNNQSRPVILLQHGLLSCSACWVENLANQSLGFILADRGMDVWMGNSRGNTYSKRHKTLKPTDEKFWDFTWDEMAKFDLPATVDYIVKTTNSSQIYYAGHSQGTEIIFAELGRNQSLAGQIKHFFALAPVATMGNATGPFKTVAPYAQYIDTIFQLFGKGEFLPSSDFISSNAREFCGNDYGSIVCENLIFLLAGYDSTEINRTRIPVYVEEHPAGTSVKNFLHYAQAVLSGKFQMFDYGSPAANIGHYNQTTPPLYDASLMKNNVSLYSGGNDIIADPTDVKLLLQQLPNIYRHINITTYEHLDFIWATGAKRQCYDDIVLTILSRENH, via the exons ATGACGCTTATTGCGGAAAGTTTATTCGCTTGTTCCTTTTCTTTGATTATTGCAACAACGGTTTTCACCAATGGAATAATCTCTGGACAGAAGATAGACCCAGATGCATATAGAAACGTG TCACAGCTGATAACAAGCAAAGGATATCCTTTCGAGGAACATTTAGTGGAGACAGAAGATGGATACATTCTTAGTTTACACAGGATACCTCCAAAACATAAACAAG GAAATAACCAAAGTAGGCCTGTAATTTTGCTCCAGCATGGACTGTTGTCGTGTTCGGCCTGCTGGGTGGAAAATCTAGCCAACCAGAGTCTCGGTTTCATATTAGCTGACAGAGGCATGGATGTCTGGATGGGAAACAGTAGGGGAAACACATACTCAAAACGACATAAAACATTGAAACCTACAGATGAAAAATTCTGGGACTTTAC ATGGGACGAAATGGCTAAGTTCGATCTTCCTGCCACAGTAGATTACATAGTGAAAACAACCAATAGCAGTCAGATATATTATGCTGGCCATTCTCAAGGGACGGAGATAATATTTGCTGAATTAGGACGAAATCAATCACTAGctggtcaaataaaacatttctttgCTCTAGCACCGGTAGCTACAATGGGAAACGCTACTGGACCTTTCAAGACAGTGGCTCCTTATGCCCAATATATAGAT ACAATTTTCCAGCTATTTGGCAAAGGTGAATTTCTGCCATCCTCTGACTTCATTAGCTCGAATGCGCGCGAGTTCTGTGGCAATGATTATGGCAGTATTGTTTGTGAAAACTTAATTTTCTTACTTGCTGGATATGACTCAACAGAAATTAATCGG ACAAGAATTCCCGTCTACGTAGAGGAACACCCTGCTGGAACATCAGTTAAAAATTTTCTACATTATGCTCAG GCTGTTTTGAGTGGCAAATTTCAGATGTTTGATTACGGTTCACCAGCAGCTAACATTGGACATTATAATCAG aCAACACCTCCGTTGTATGATGCTAGTTTAATGAAGAACAACGTCTCGCTGTATTCTGGTGGAAATGATATAATCGCTGATCCCACCGACGTCAAGCTATTACTACAACAGCTCCCTAATATATATCGCCATATCAACATTACCAcgtatgaacatttagatttcATTTGGGCAACTGGAGCCAAAAGACAATGCTATGATgacattgttttaacaattttatctcGGGAAAACCATTAA